One Nitrospirota bacterium genomic region harbors:
- a CDS encoding DEAD/DEAH box helicase, which yields MPSSAPLSLFHPVIATWFAGRFGAPTDVQARSWPAIASGSDVLIAAPTGSGKTLAAFLSCIDGLVKQALAGERADRTQVLYVSPLKALSNDVQKNLQEPLAQIAEAALAAGLLLPELRVTVRTGDTPVWDRQQMLRRPPHILITTPESLYLLLTAEKSREILRTVRTVIVDEIHALAPNKRGAHLALSLERLDSLAYVKPVRIGLSATQRPIETIAEFLVGSRESLPQSVTVPLTSYVSRLTGSCAVVDVGHRRQMDLAVEVPKDELGAVATNAIWGDLYDRLAELVRAHRSTLIFVNTRRLAERVAHHLGDRLKDLGEQAVAAHHGSLSRQIRLSAEERLKRGQTRAVVATASLELGIDIGAVDLVCQIGSPRAIATCLQRVGRSGHWVGALPKGRLFATTRDELIECAALIRAIRSGALDRIEVPEAPLDILAQQIVAAAASQEWREEDLFALCRRAHPYRSLSRRDFDAVVRMLSEGIATTRGRSGAYLHHDRINGRIRGRRGARLAAITSGGAIPETANYLVVAEPAGTVVGSVDEDFAVESLAGDIILLGNASWRIRGVEAGRMRVEDAHGVPPTVPFWRGEAPSRTAELSAEVAAIRAQLDRLLQADSSVSTSNSLPLAPRLSPLDWLQEACGLDRRGAEQAVAYVAAGRSVLGAVPTQETVVAERFFDEGGGMQLVLHAPFGGRLNRAWGLALRKRFCTTFDFELQAAATDEGLVLSLGEKHSFPLDSVFGFLRPESLREVLTQAMLTAPMFTSRWRWNVTRALAVLRFAKGKKVAPQIQRMKAEDLLAAVWPAAVACQDNHRGEPNRGPVPDHPLVQETVRDCLTEAMDVEGLRALLRRIERGEVRCLARDTPVPSPFSHEILNANPYAFLDDAPLEERRARAVEMRRSLPPELAGEVGALSPEAIAEVAEEAWPVVRDPDELHDALLTLIWVPESEASAWAPHLPPLIQAGRAVAVTVGRGDAETRGSDHAASPPPPLPASASVRGWIATERLAMIRAAFPDGWFDPDISLAGGETLPEREEAVRAIVQGWMESLGPATVAELAARLHLPPEAVHGALVRLEASGQVLRGRFRPCGQARGAGREATRSLEGSTPVPPASCPVPVEKEWCDRRLLARVHRLTIGTLRREIEPVTAADFMKFLFQWQHLSSGARLHGEAGLLEVIRQLAGFEAAASSWERAILPLRVSKYEPDLLDRLCLGGQVTWGRLTPHPRLESEARDQPEPGRARRPNRLNRVVPTSLAPIGLFPRDDAEWLLRWSGPAGLQGSETALSPVALDLRRQLATRGASFFADLAKATGHLASQVEEGLWELTAAGLVTADGFDNLRALLDPRRRRAEGRERARRPRYGAGRWSLLRPIVTHHPSPITASEPLARQLLRRYGVVFRDLLGRESLPVAWRDLLVQYRRMELRGEVRGGRFVSGFVGEQFALPEAVESLRAMRRLGVQRQEIRISAADPLNLVGIILPGPRVPAVPSNFVLFRDGVPVRSGTTDDRDRAEDVRPGVARDVI from the coding sequence ATGCCGTCTTCCGCACCCCTCTCCCTGTTCCATCCGGTCATTGCGACGTGGTTCGCGGGCCGTTTCGGGGCGCCCACGGACGTGCAGGCCAGGAGCTGGCCGGCGATCGCGTCCGGCTCGGACGTGCTGATCGCCGCGCCGACCGGCTCCGGCAAGACCCTGGCGGCGTTTCTCTCCTGCATCGACGGGCTCGTCAAGCAGGCGCTGGCCGGCGAGCGGGCCGACCGGACCCAGGTGCTCTACGTCTCGCCGCTCAAAGCCCTCAGCAACGATGTGCAGAAGAACCTGCAGGAGCCCCTGGCGCAGATCGCTGAAGCGGCCCTGGCGGCCGGACTGCTGCTGCCGGAGCTCCGTGTGACCGTGCGCACCGGCGATACGCCGGTCTGGGACCGGCAGCAGATGCTCAGGCGTCCGCCCCACATCCTGATTACGACCCCGGAGTCGCTCTACCTGCTGCTGACGGCCGAGAAGAGCCGGGAGATTCTCAGAACGGTGCGGACCGTCATCGTGGACGAGATCCACGCGCTGGCCCCGAACAAGCGGGGCGCGCACCTGGCCCTGTCGCTCGAGCGGCTGGACTCGCTGGCCTACGTCAAACCGGTCCGCATCGGCCTCTCGGCCACGCAGCGCCCGATCGAGACCATCGCGGAGTTCCTCGTTGGAAGCCGTGAATCGCTTCCACAATCAGTCACTGTTCCTCTCACGTCTTACGTCTCACGTCTCACGGGTTCCTGTGCCGTCGTCGACGTGGGCCACCGGCGGCAGATGGACCTGGCGGTGGAGGTGCCGAAGGACGAGCTGGGCGCGGTGGCCACGAACGCGATCTGGGGGGATCTCTATGATCGGCTGGCCGAGCTGGTCCGCGCCCACCGGTCCACGCTCATCTTCGTCAACACGAGGCGGCTGGCCGAGCGGGTCGCGCACCATCTCGGGGACCGGCTCAAGGACCTGGGCGAGCAGGCGGTCGCGGCGCACCACGGGAGCCTGTCCCGCCAGATTCGCCTGTCGGCCGAAGAGCGGCTCAAACGGGGGCAGACCAGGGCCGTCGTGGCGACTGCCTCGCTGGAGCTGGGGATCGACATCGGGGCCGTGGACCTGGTCTGCCAGATCGGCTCGCCCCGGGCGATCGCGACCTGCCTGCAGCGGGTCGGGCGGTCCGGCCACTGGGTCGGGGCGCTCCCCAAGGGCCGGCTGTTCGCGACCACGCGGGACGAGCTGATCGAGTGCGCGGCGTTGATTAGGGCGATCCGATCCGGTGCCCTGGATCGGATCGAGGTGCCGGAGGCGCCCCTGGACATCCTGGCGCAGCAGATCGTGGCGGCGGCCGCCTCCCAGGAATGGCGGGAGGAGGACCTGTTCGCCCTCTGCCGCCGCGCGCATCCCTACCGGAGCCTGTCGCGCCGCGACTTCGATGCGGTGGTCCGGATGCTCTCGGAGGGCATCGCGACCACTCGGGGAAGGAGCGGGGCCTACCTGCACCACGACCGGATCAACGGGCGCATCCGCGGGCGGCGCGGCGCCAGGCTGGCCGCGATCACCTCGGGCGGGGCCATTCCCGAAACGGCCAACTATCTGGTGGTCGCCGAGCCGGCCGGCACCGTCGTCGGCTCGGTGGACGAGGACTTCGCGGTGGAGAGCCTGGCGGGAGACATCATCCTGCTGGGCAACGCCTCCTGGCGCATTCGGGGGGTGGAGGCGGGCCGGATGCGGGTGGAGGACGCCCACGGGGTGCCCCCGACCGTTCCGTTCTGGCGCGGCGAGGCTCCCTCGCGTACGGCGGAGCTCTCGGCCGAAGTCGCGGCGATCCGAGCGCAACTCGATCGGTTGCTTCAGGCCGACTCCTCCGTTTCCACTTCCAACTCCTTGCCTCTTGCCCCTCGCCTCTCGCCCCTTGATTGGCTTCAAGAAGCGTGCGGCCTGGACCGGCGGGGCGCCGAGCAGGCCGTGGCCTACGTGGCGGCCGGCCGCTCGGTGCTGGGCGCCGTGCCGACCCAGGAGACGGTCGTGGCGGAGCGGTTCTTCGACGAGGGCGGCGGGATGCAGTTGGTCCTGCACGCGCCCTTCGGCGGCCGCCTCAACCGGGCCTGGGGCCTGGCGCTCCGGAAGCGGTTCTGCACGACCTTCGACTTCGAGTTGCAGGCCGCGGCGACCGACGAGGGGCTCGTGCTCTCGCTGGGCGAGAAGCACAGTTTCCCGCTGGATTCGGTCTTCGGGTTCCTCCGTCCGGAGAGTCTGCGCGAGGTGCTCACCCAGGCGATGCTGACCGCCCCGATGTTCACGAGCAGGTGGCGGTGGAACGTCACCCGTGCCCTGGCGGTGCTCCGGTTTGCGAAAGGGAAGAAGGTCGCGCCGCAGATCCAGCGGATGAAGGCGGAGGATCTGCTCGCGGCGGTCTGGCCCGCTGCGGTCGCCTGCCAGGACAACCACCGGGGCGAGCCGAATCGTGGGCCGGTGCCGGACCATCCGCTCGTGCAGGAGACGGTGCGGGACTGTCTCACCGAGGCGATGGACGTCGAGGGGCTCAGGGCGCTGCTCCGTCGGATCGAGCGGGGCGAGGTCCGCTGCCTGGCCAGGGATACGCCGGTCCCGTCGCCCTTCTCCCACGAAATCCTGAACGCCAATCCCTACGCCTTCCTGGACGACGCCCCGCTGGAGGAGCGGCGCGCCAGGGCCGTCGAGATGCGGCGGAGCCTGCCGCCTGAGCTGGCGGGCGAGGTCGGCGCCCTGTCGCCCGAGGCGATCGCCGAGGTGGCGGAGGAGGCGTGGCCGGTCGTGCGGGACCCGGACGAGCTGCACGACGCGCTGCTCACGCTGATCTGGGTGCCGGAGTCCGAAGCGTCAGCCTGGGCGCCACATCTTCCGCCCTTGATCCAGGCCGGCCGCGCGGTAGCCGTGACGGTGGGACGCGGGGACGCGGAGACGCGGGGATCCGATCACGCCGCGTCACCCCCTCCCCCCCTCCCCGCGTCGGCATCTGTGCGCGGTTGGATTGCTACGGAGCGGCTGGCGATGATCCGAGCTGCGTTTCCCGACGGGTGGTTCGATCCGGATATCAGCCTCGCCGGAGGGGAGACTCTGCCGGAGCGGGAAGAGGCGGTTCGTGCGATCGTGCAGGGCTGGATGGAGAGTCTCGGCCCCGCGACCGTGGCCGAGCTGGCAGCCAGGCTGCACCTTCCGCCCGAGGCGGTGCACGGCGCCCTCGTCCGGCTCGAAGCCAGCGGGCAGGTCCTCCGCGGCCGTTTCCGACCTTGCGGTCAGGCGCGAGGCGCGGGGCGAGAGGCGACAAGGAGTTTAGAAGGATCTACCCCCGTGCCCCCAGCCTCTTGCCCCGTGCCTGTTGAAAAAGAGTGGTGCGACCGCCGGCTCCTCGCCCGTGTCCATCGCCTGACGATCGGTACCTTGCGGCGCGAGATCGAGCCGGTCACGGCCGCGGACTTCATGAAGTTCCTGTTCCAGTGGCAGCATCTCTCGTCAGGCGCGCGGCTGCACGGGGAGGCCGGCTTGCTTGAGGTCATTCGGCAACTGGCCGGATTCGAAGCGGCCGCCTCCTCCTGGGAGCGGGCGATCCTGCCCCTGCGGGTGTCCAAGTACGAGCCGGACCTGCTCGACCGGCTCTGCCTGGGCGGGCAGGTGACTTGGGGCAGGCTGACGCCCCATCCGCGTCTGGAATCGGAGGCGCGCGATCAGCCGGAGCCCGGTCGGGCCAGACGGCCCAATCGGCTCAATCGGGTCGTGCCGACCAGCCTTGCGCCGATCGGTCTCTTTCCCAGGGACGACGCCGAGTGGCTGCTCCGCTGGTCCGGACCGGCCGGGCTCCAGGGATCGGAAACGGCGCTCAGCCCGGTCGCCCTGGATCTCCGACGGCAGTTGGCGACGCGCGGAGCGAGCTTCTTCGCCGACCTGGCGAAGGCGACGGGGCACCTGGCGTCCCAGGTGGAGGAGGGGCTCTGGGAGCTGACGGCGGCCGGGCTGGTCACGGCCGACGGGTTCGACAATCTCCGGGCCCTGCTGGACCCGCGACGCCGGCGAGCGGAGGGAAGGGAACGGGCCAGACGACCCAGGTACGGAGCCGGCCGCTGGTCGCTGCTGCGACCCATCGTCACCCATCACCCGTCACCCATCACCGCTTCGGAGCCGCTCGCCCGGCAACTGCTGCGGCGCTACGGGGTGGTGTTCCGCGACCTGCTGGGGCGCGAATCCCTCCCGGTCGCCTGGCGCGACCTGCTGGTCCAGTATCGGCGGATGGAGCTGCGCGGCGAGGTGCGCGGGGGCCGGTTCGTCAGCGGGTTCGTCGGCGAGCAGTTCGCGCTGCCGGAGGCGGTGGAATCGCTCCGGGCCATGAGGCGACTGGGCGTCCAGCGGCAGGAGATCCGGATCTCGGCGGCGGACCCCCTGAACCTGGTCGGAATCATCCTGCCCGGGCCGCGCGTCCCGGCGGTTCCCTCCAACTTCGTCCTGTTCCGAGACGGAGTTCCGGTCCGCTCCGGCACGACCGACGACCGGGATCGTGCCGAAGACGTGCGGCCGGGAGTGGCGAGAGACGTTATCTGA
- a CDS encoding DUF3015 family protein, which translates to MKSVIVTALRLLPVLALAFTLPACTTKGTIKATTDPTTDILSSTSGKTWFTEDGLVKDEYKAEAFASLNYENLKQDMAIGRGEYLASLGTLLAVPQSRQPEFFALTQEKYQTLFRSDRTTPGEMLAALRSEVLSSPTLR; encoded by the coding sequence ATGAAAAGTGTCATTGTGACAGCTCTCCGCCTGTTGCCCGTCCTGGCGCTGGCCTTCACCCTGCCCGCCTGCACGACCAAGGGCACGATCAAGGCCACGACGGATCCCACGACCGACATCCTGTCCAGCACGAGCGGCAAGACCTGGTTCACGGAAGACGGGTTGGTGAAGGACGAGTACAAGGCCGAAGCCTTCGCCTCGTTGAACTATGAGAACTTGAAGCAAGACATGGCGATCGGACGGGGCGAGTACCTGGCCTCACTGGGCACGTTGTTGGCCGTGCCTCAGTCCCGGCAGCCTGAGTTCTTCGCGCTGACGCAGGAGAAGTATCAGACGCTCTTCCGCTCGGACCGCACGACGCCGGGCGAGATGTTGGCGGCCTTGCGGAGCGAAGTCCTGTCCAGCCCGACCCTCAGATAA
- a CDS encoding PAS domain S-box protein, whose amino-acid sequence MAAYSEEWVRRFLDSVPAALVSVDNQGRLAWANRQAASLFAYRLEDLAGQPAETLLAESDRAALAARLKTGRSPSSQSSGETTFEARGLRADGSQFPVEFRLSLLDEADGPRMLALVSDLTEQHRVRQALERTTADYEQLMESVRAIVWRGDIRTFQFTYVSPYAETLLGYPLARWTTEPTFWQDHIHPDDREWAVSYCLQASQEKKPYEFDYRMIAADGRAVWLHDLVRVSVEQDRPVELIGLMVDITARKKTEEALQATQEHLRQSQKMEAIGRLAGGIAHDYNNMLMTILGNCDLLLARLGGTEPMREDVEEIKKAGKRAAQLTRQLLAFSRKQVLQPKELDLNVLIGDMRPMLRPVLGENIELDTVLQTPLGWVRADRGQIEQTILNLAMNARDAMPKGGKLTIKTFNVEQTSEQVEKSLRRTPGAYVALQVSDTGVGMDAYTREHCFEPFFSTKDREAGSGLGLATVYGVVKQSGGSVEVASEPGQGATFTIFLPRVEGPAEEAAGVGSPAGVLSGTETILLAEDELMVRGVTREMLRQLGYTVLEASNGDEGLQASRGHGGRIHLLLTDVIMPGMNGRELAERVLAERPETRVLFMSGYTDDALLSHGALESGTALLQKPFSQEVLARKVREMLDAPPKSKSEV is encoded by the coding sequence GTGGCCGCCTATTCGGAAGAGTGGGTCCGTCGGTTCCTGGATTCCGTGCCGGCCGCTCTCGTGTCCGTCGATAACCAGGGCCGGCTGGCCTGGGCGAACCGGCAAGCCGCTTCCCTCTTCGCCTATCGGCTGGAGGACTTGGCCGGCCAACCGGCGGAGACCCTGCTCGCCGAATCAGATCGCGCCGCCCTCGCCGCCCGCCTCAAGACCGGCCGCTCCCCGTCCAGCCAGAGCTCCGGCGAGACGACGTTCGAAGCCCGCGGCCTGCGCGCCGACGGCAGCCAGTTTCCCGTCGAGTTCCGTCTCAGCCTCCTGGACGAGGCGGACGGTCCGAGGATGCTCGCCCTCGTCTCCGACCTGACCGAACAGCATCGAGTCCGGCAGGCGCTGGAGCGGACCACCGCCGACTACGAGCAGTTGATGGAGTCCGTCCGCGCCATCGTCTGGCGGGGCGACATCCGCACCTTTCAGTTCACCTACGTCAGCCCGTACGCGGAAACGCTGCTCGGGTATCCCCTGGCCCGTTGGACGACGGAGCCCACCTTCTGGCAGGACCACATCCACCCCGACGATCGGGAATGGGCCGTGTCCTACTGTCTCCAGGCGTCCCAGGAGAAGAAGCCCTACGAGTTCGACTACCGGATGATCGCCGCCGACGGCCGGGCGGTCTGGCTGCACGACTTGGTCCGGGTCTCCGTGGAACAGGACCGGCCGGTCGAGTTGATCGGCCTGATGGTGGACATCACGGCCCGCAAGAAGACGGAGGAGGCGCTGCAGGCCACCCAGGAGCATCTGCGCCAGTCCCAGAAGATGGAAGCGATCGGCCGGCTCGCGGGCGGCATCGCCCACGACTACAACAACATGCTGATGACGATCCTGGGCAACTGCGATCTTCTCCTGGCCCGGCTCGGCGGGACCGAGCCCATGCGGGAGGACGTCGAGGAGATCAAGAAAGCCGGCAAGCGGGCGGCGCAGCTCACCCGCCAACTCCTGGCCTTCAGCCGCAAGCAGGTGCTGCAGCCGAAGGAGCTGGACCTGAACGTCCTGATCGGCGACATGCGCCCGATGCTGCGGCCGGTGCTCGGCGAAAACATCGAGCTGGATACGGTGCTCCAGACGCCGTTGGGGTGGGTCAGGGCCGACCGCGGCCAGATCGAACAGACGATTCTGAACCTGGCGATGAACGCCCGCGACGCCATGCCCAAGGGGGGCAAGCTGACGATCAAGACCTTCAACGTGGAGCAGACCTCGGAGCAGGTCGAGAAGTCCCTGCGCCGCACGCCAGGCGCCTACGTGGCCCTGCAGGTCTCCGACACCGGCGTCGGCATGGACGCCTATACGCGGGAACACTGCTTCGAGCCCTTCTTCAGCACCAAGGACCGGGAGGCCGGCAGCGGCCTGGGCCTGGCGACCGTGTACGGGGTCGTCAAGCAGAGCGGCGGGTCCGTCGAGGTGGCCAGCGAGCCGGGTCAGGGGGCCACGTTCACGATCTTCCTGCCGAGGGTCGAAGGGCCGGCCGAGGAGGCGGCCGGGGTCGGCTCCCCGGCAGGCGTCCTGTCCGGCACCGAGACCATCCTGCTGGCCGAGGACGAGCTCATGGTCCGGGGCGTGACGAGGGAAATGCTCCGGCAACTGGGCTACACGGTGCTGGAGGCGTCGAACGGCGACGAGGGCCTCCAGGCCAGCCGGGGGCACGGCGGCAGAATCCATCTGCTGCTCACCGACGTCATCATGCCGGGCATGAACGGGCGAGAGTTGGCGGAACGGGTCCTTGCCGAGAGGCCGGAGACCCGCGTGCTGTTCATGTCCGGGTACACGGACGACGCGCTGCTCTCCCACGGAGCCCTGGAAAGCGGCACCGCCCTCCTCCAGAAGCCCTTCTCGCAGGAGGTCCTGGCCCGCAAGGTCCGGGAGATGCTCGACGCGCCCCCAAAAAGCAAGTCAGAAGTATGA
- a CDS encoding 50S ribosomal protein L11 methyltransferase, giving the protein MGQEWIEVRISAPVDGAELLSLLGDPGVTGAWEEDGVVRLYWPADRWSGDRLAELKRTLHRLAPAASGPVTVGTLPAEDWNERWARSVKPLRIGSRLVVRPRWEAATLRPGEIEIILDPRQAFGTGHHATTRMLLEWLEQGVRGGESVLDAGTGSGILAMVALKLGAKSALGLDHDPVAIACAKDYAALNGFGDELELRVAALDDPTNGEGRGYDLVLANLDRGTILNSVKTFERHLRSGSRLLLSGLLAEDRAEVAAAFASVGGLVRKSREQEGWLALELIAPESCEGGDSREGTS; this is encoded by the coding sequence ATGGGACAGGAGTGGATCGAAGTCCGGATATCGGCTCCGGTGGACGGAGCTGAATTGCTCAGCCTGCTGGGAGACCCTGGCGTGACCGGGGCCTGGGAGGAAGACGGAGTCGTCCGGCTCTACTGGCCGGCCGACCGCTGGAGCGGGGACCGGCTGGCCGAATTGAAGCGGACCCTGCACCGGCTGGCTCCGGCTGCGTCCGGTCCGGTCACCGTCGGCACCCTGCCGGCCGAGGACTGGAACGAGCGCTGGGCCCGCTCGGTCAAGCCGCTCCGCATCGGGTCCCGCCTCGTCGTCCGGCCCAGGTGGGAAGCTGCGACCTTGCGACCGGGCGAGATCGAGATCATCCTGGACCCCAGGCAGGCCTTCGGCACCGGCCATCATGCGACCACGCGGATGCTGCTGGAATGGCTGGAACAAGGCGTCCGTGGCGGGGAGTCGGTGCTGGACGCGGGGACCGGCAGCGGCATCCTGGCGATGGTCGCGCTCAAGCTCGGCGCCAAATCGGCGCTGGGCCTCGATCACGATCCGGTGGCCATCGCCTGCGCGAAGGATTATGCGGCCCTCAATGGATTCGGGGATGAATTGGAGCTGCGCGTCGCCGCGCTCGACGACCCGACGAACGGCGAAGGACGCGGATACGACCTGGTGCTGGCGAACCTGGATCGTGGGACGATCCTGAATTCGGTCAAGACCTTCGAGCGGCATCTCCGGTCCGGGTCCCGGCTCCTTTTGTCCGGGCTGCTGGCCGAGGACCGGGCGGAGGTCGCGGCGGCTTTCGCCTCGGTCGGCGGCCTGGTCCGGAAGAGCCGGGAGCAGGAGGGCTGGCTGGCTCTGGAACTGATCGCGCCGGAATCCTGCGAAGGGGGCGACTCCCGTGAGGGGACATCGTGA